A portion of the Myripristis murdjan chromosome 13, fMyrMur1.1, whole genome shotgun sequence genome contains these proteins:
- the rrp8 gene encoding ribosomal RNA-processing protein 8, which produces MFIEDEDWSDEPEAEALTKTVFSSAQKASNSSVTIKGVGKKSLLRTLQTLGSVPDWRSDAPPRDSDSEAEAEAVPSSHTKKKKKRRKRQKQVEISAEEAQNGDLDVESKEEKTVTQKKKKANKSGAQKVKNKDKTEAGETPTSASVEGEETQRLSRKQWKNKMKNKRKCKNKYRHEEPEGEVNQAETARKQSQKDQQSADSNSNGINSEPQARQAPALSNKKEKGRKPQKRKLVEVCDTSATLDKETLREVKQPVTKENKTKGDQHVSKKSDGAKEEAGEARQGTSDEQQQQQHPEPGKKLRLEVSKEQSRKKAKLRRLLHSQEPNKQEAGANQKDEVREIPKEEEVQEASAADRSSSLRSRMEQRLEAARFRYINEVLYTTTSREARRMFTQDPQAFWVYHKGYTAQVQRWPANPVDAIISYIRQKPVTQVVADFGCGDCKIARSVKNKVHCFDLAPTCDLVTVCDMANVPLDDGTVHIAVFCLSLMGTNLTDFLVEANRVLVMGGVLKVAEVASRFDNVRSFLTALASLGFKMVSKDTENSHFYAFEFVKTGNAPENVKKAGLQLRPCVYKKR; this is translated from the exons ATGTTTATAGAGGATGAGGATTGGAGTGATGAACCTGAGGCTGAGGCTCTGACTAAAACTGTTTTCAGCTCTGCTCAAAAGGCCAGCAACAGCAGCGTCACG ATCAAGGGTGTTGGGAAGAAGAGCCTGTTGCGAACCCTTCAGACGCTGGGATCAGTGCCTGACTGGAGGAGCGATGCCCCTCCACgggacagtgacagtgaggcagaggcagaggccgTGCCCTCATCGCAcactaagaagaagaagaaaagacgCAAGAGGCAAAAGCAGGTGGAAATATCAGCGGAAGAGGCACAAAATGGTGACTTAGATGTTGAAAGCAAGGAGGAGAAAACTgtaacacagaagaagaagaaagccaACAAATCTG GGGCCCAAAaggtgaaaaacaaagacaagacgGAAGCTGGAGAAACTCCAACATCAGCGTCAGTGGAAGGAGAAGAGACACAGCGACTAAgcagaaaacagtggaaaaacaagatgaagaacaagaggaaatgtaaaaataaataccgCCACGAAGAACCTGAGGGAGAAGTAAATCAAGCCGAAACTGCGCGTAAACAAAGCCAAAAAGATCAACAAAGCGCTGATTCAAATAGCAACGGCATCAACAGTGAACCACAAGCCCGCCAGGCGCCTGCCCTGAGCAACAAAAAGGAGAAGGGACGTAAAccacagaaaagaaaacttgtCGAAGTTTGTGACACATCAGCCACACTGGACAAAGAAACACTCAGAGAAGTTAAGCAACCGGTTACAAAGGAGAATAAAACGAAGGGAGACCAACATGTCAGTAAAAAAAGTGATGGAGCAAAAGAGGAAGCAGGTGAAGCACGCCAGGGAACAAGcgatgagcagcagcagcagcagcacccagaGCCCGGTAAAAAACTCAGACTGGAGGTGAGCAAAGAGCAGAGTCGCAAAAAAGCGAAGCTGCGGCGGTTGCTCCACAGCCAGGAGCCAAATAAACAAGAGGCTGGCGCAAATCAGAAGGACGAGGTGAGGGAGATCCCCAAAGAGGAAGAGGTTCAGGAAGCCTCAGCAGCAGACCGCTCCTCATCCCTCAGGAGTCGCATGGAGCAGCGCTTGGAGGCGGCCCGCTTCCGCTACATCAACGAGGTTTTGtacaccaccaccagcagggAGGCCAGACGCATGTTCACACAGGACCCGCAGGCGTTCTGGGTCTACCACAAGGGCTACACAGCACAGGTGCAGAGGTGGCCCGCCAATCCGGTCGATGCCATTATCTCCTACATCCGCCAAAA GCCTGTCACTCAGGTGGTCGCAGACTTCGGCTGTGGAGACTGCAAGATCGCCCGCAGCGTCAAGAACAAAGTGCACTGCTTTGACCTGGCACCTACCTGTGATCTCGTCACCGTGTGCGACATGGCCAAc GTCCCTCTGGATGACGGCACCGTGCACATCGCCgtcttctgcctctctctcatggGAACCAACCTGACAGATTTTTTAGTGGAGGCCAACCGCGTGTTGGTGATGGG GGGGGTCCTGAAAGTAGCAGAAGTGGCGAGCAGATTTGACAACGTGCGGAGTTTCCTGACCGCACTGGCGAGTCTTGGATTCAAGATGGTGTCCAAG GACACAGAAAACAGTCATTTCTACGCCTTTGAGTTTGTGAAGACAGGAAATGCTCCAGAGAACGTAAAGAAAGCGGGCCTGCAGCTGAGGCCGTGTGTTTATAAGAAACGATGA
- the LOC115370059 gene encoding integrin-linked protein kinase produces MDDIFTQCREGNAVAVRLWLDNTENDLNQGDDHGFSPLHWACREGRSSVVDMLIMRGARINVMNRGDDTPLHLAASHGHRDIVGKLIQCKADTNTANEHGNTPLHYACFWGQDLVAEDLVANGAQVSICNKYGETPLDKAKPHLRDLLREKAEKLGQNLTKIPFKDTFWKGTTRTRPRNGTLNKHAGIDYKQLSLLAKINENQSGELWQGRWQGTEIVVKVLKVRDWTTRKSRDFNEEYPKLRIFSHPNVLPMLGACQSPPAPHPIIITHWMPYGSLYNVLHEGTNFVVDQTQAVKFALDIACGMAFLHTLEPMIPRHYLNSKSVMIDEDMTARISMSDVKFSFQCPGRMYSPAWVAPEALQKKPEEINRRSADMWSFAVLLWELVTREVPFADLSNMEIGMKIALEGLRPTIPPGISPHICKLMKICMNEDPAKRPKFDMIVPILEKMQDK; encoded by the exons ATGGATGATATCTTCACACAGTGCCGGGAAGGCAACGCAGTAGCGGTCCGCTTATGGTTGGACAACACCGAGAATGACCTCAATCAAGG GGATGACCACGGCTTCAGTCCTCTTCACTGGGCATGCAGGGAGGGCCGCTCCAGTGTGGTTGACATGCTCATCATGAGAGGAGCCCGCATTAATGTCATGAACCGTGGAGATGACACGCCTCTGCACCTGGCTGCCAGCCATGGCCATCGTGATATTGTGGGAAAG CTGATCCAGTGCAAAGCAGACACTAACACTGCCAATGAACATGGCAACACACCACTGCATTACGCCTGCTTCTGGGGCCAAGACCTAGTGGCTGAG GACCTTGTGGCTAACGGGGCACAAGTGAGCATTTGTAACAAATATGGAGAAACTCCTCTGGACAAAGCCAAACCTCATCTGCGTGATCTCCTCAGAG aaaaagcagaaaaattgGGACAGAACTTGACTAAAATTCCCTTCAAGGACACATTCTGGAAAGGCACCACTAGAACACGACCCC GCAATGGCACTTTGAACAAACATGCAGGCATTGACTACAAACAGCTCTCTCTCCTGGCTAAGATAAATGAGAACCAGTCCGGAGAG CTCTGGCAAGGGCGCTGGCAAGGAACTGAAATTGTtgttaaagtgctaaaggttcgtGACTGGACCACAAGGAAGAGCAGAGACTTCAATGAGGAGTATCCCAAGCTCAG GATATTTTCTCACCCGAATGTCCTACCCATGTTGGGAGCATGTCAGTCTCCTCCTGCCCCTCAccccatcatcatcacacactgGATGCCTTATGGCTCGCTCTACAATGTGCTGCATGAAGGCACCA ACTTCGTGGTGGACCAGACGCAGGCAGTGAAGTTTGCCCTGGACATTGCCTGTGGAATGGCCTTCTTACACACACTTGAACCCATGATCCCTCGCCACTATCTCAACAGCAAGAGTGTTATG ATTGATGAGGACATGACGGCCAGGATCAGCATGTCAGATGTAAAGTTCTCCTTCCAATGTCCTGGCAGGATGTATTCACCTGCATGGGTAGCCCCTGAAG CCCTGCAGAAGAAGCCTGAGGAGATCAACCGTCGCTCAGCAGACATGTGGAGCTTCGCTGTGCTGCTGTGGGAGCTGGTGACCAGAGAGGTGCCCTTTGCTGACCTGTCCAACATGGAGATAGGCATGAAG ATCGCCTTAGAGGGTTTGAGACCCACAATCCCCCCTGGCATCTCACCACACATCTGCAAGCTCATGAAGATATGCATGAACGAAGACCCAGCGAAGAGGCCTAAATTTGACATGATTGTGCCAATTCTGGAAAAAATGCAGGACAAGTGA
- the apbb1 gene encoding amyloid-beta A4 precursor protein-binding family B member 1 isoform X1 codes for MGGHDDDMPYLVNKQKQDEELKNKLNDSSHWGDQESTGNNAKWVKEGQNQLRKVAENHQDQDHNCNINQNGNKEDFPLQNTTQEEQQGNEEQTKSPKTVMTPGLIDEESKNILNEPLLIDTLESTEEKEREEDDKEKEEKSEEDEETSSVTTGEKDAEELNNLESQREGGVVGRNACLLFSNVNGAPSDEESSWPALSQDNTADSTPNGNRESFWDSNAFETDTDLPSGWMRVRDTSGTYYWHIPTGTTQWEPPSPLGKVSDSIMSSSMSLETTPCEEPEESWTHLSNPDEEAGDGELWKEGEVASDQSLKEFEGATLRYASINLNYNCAQSEEEENLTPLCTDLESKCFAVRSLGWVEMSEEDMAPGKSSVAVNNCIRQLSYHKHNLHDTAGIWGEGKDMLMVLENDTMNLIDPRGQTLLHTQPIASIRVWGVGRDNGRERDFAYVARDNLTQVLKCHVFRCDSPAKNIATSLHEMCSKIMTERKASKPGVSRLNSDPSKPMGIPVEEFPAPKNELFQRFHVYYLGNEPVAKPVGMEIVNEALERAMDGKDKQDWTPVSVNVAPATLTILSKQTEEVLSECRVRFLSFMGVGKDVHTFAFIMAEGPRDFICHMFWCEPNAASLSEAVQAACMLRYQKCLDARPPSLASCLPTPPADSVARRVKKGVQSLLGSFKSYRSGSQSP; via the exons ATGGGAGGCCATGATGATGACATGCCATATttagtaaataaacaaaagcaagaTGAGGAGCTGAAGAATAAGCTGAATGACAGCAGCCACTGGGGTGACCAGGAGTCCACTGGGAACAATGCCAAATGGGTGAAGGAAGGCCAGAACCAGCTGAGGAAAGTAGCCGAGAACCATCAGGACCAGGACCACAACTGTAACATCAACCAGAATGGCAACAAGGAGGACTTCCCTCTCCAGAACACCACTCAGGAAGAACAGCAGGGAAACGAGGAGCAGACAAAGTCTCCCAAAACAGTAATGACCCCCGGCCTCATTGACGAGGAGTCCAAGAACATCCTTAATGAGCCACTACTCATTGACACTCTGGAGTCCACAGAAGAGAAAGAGCGGGAGGAAGATgacaaggagaaggaggagaaatcggaggaggatgaagagacGTCAAGTGTCACTACAGGTGAGAAAGACGCAGAGGAGCTAAATAACCTGGAGTCTCAGAGAGAGGGCGGTGTTGTGGGGAGGAATGCCTGCCTTCTGTTCTCCAATGTGAACGGAGCACCAAGTGATGAAGAGTCCAGCTGGCCGGCCCTGTCCCAGGacaacacagctgacagcactcCCAATGGCAACAGAG AGTCCTTCTGGGACTCGAATGCTTttgagacagacacagacttGCCCTCAGGTTGGATGCGGGTGCGAGACACATCAGGCACCTACTACTGGCACATCCCCACAGGAACCACCCAGTGGGAGCCTCCCTCACCCCTCGGCAAAGTTTCTGACTCCATAATGTCCTCCAGTATGTCCCTGGAGACAACACCCTGTGAGGAGCCTGAG GAATCTTGGACTCACCTTTCCAACCCAGATGAAGAAGCTGGTGATGGGGAACTGTGGAAG GAGGGAGAGGTGGCTTCTGACCAAAGCCTGAAGGAGTTTGAGGGGGCGACTCTACGCTATGCATCCATCAATCTGAA ctaCAATTGCGCCCAgtctgaggaggaagaaaatcTCACTCCACTCTGCACAGACTTAGAATCCAAG TGTTTTGCGGTGCGCTCTTTGGGCTGGGTAGAGATGTCTGAGGAGGACATGGCACCGGGGAAGAGCAGCGTTGCTGTCAACAATTGCATCAGGCAGCTTTCTTACCACAAACACAACCTTCATGACACTGCTGGCATCTGGGGAGAG GGTAAGGACATGCTGATGGTCCTGGAGAACGACACCATGAACTTGATTGACCCACGGGGCCAGACTCTGCTGCATACTCAGCCAATTGCCAGTATCCGTGTGTGGGGTGTTGGCAGAGACAACGGCAG GGAAAG AGATTTTGCGTATGTGGCTCGAGACAACCTGACCCAAGTTCTGAAGTGTCACGTTTTCCGCTGCGACTCGCCTGCCAAAAACATCGCCACCAGCCTGCATGAGATGTGCTCAAAG ATAATGACCGAGAGAAAGGCCTCCAAGCCGGGGGTGAGCAGGCTCAACTCTGATCCGAGTAAACCTATGGGCATCCCTGTCGAAG AGTTTCCTGCTCCAAAAAATGAACTCTTTCAGCGTTTCCATGTCTATTATCTTGGTAATGAACCTGTGGCCAAGCCAGTAG GTATGGAAATAGTCAATGAAGCTCTGGAGAGAGCAATGGATGGCAAAGATAAACAAGACTGGACTCCTGTCTCTGTTAATGTCGCCCCTGCCACTCTTACAATACTGTCAAAACAG ACAGAGGAGGTGCTGTCCGAGTGCAGGGTGCGCTTCCTGTCTTTCATGGGTGTGGGGAAGGATGTCCACACCTTTGCCTTCATCATGGCTGAGGGCCCCAGGGATTTCATATGTCACATGTTTTGGTGCGAGCCCAACGCCGCCAGTCTGAGCGAGGCCGTGCAGGCCGCCTGCATG CTTCGCTACCAGAAATGTTTGGATGCACGTCCCCCCAGCCTGGCCTCCTGCTTGCCCACACCTCCCGCTGACTCTGTGGCTCGACGGGTGAAGAAGGGGGTGCAGAGCCTGCTGGGAAGCTTCAAGAGCTACAGGTCAGGCTCTCAGTCCCCTTGA
- the apbb1 gene encoding amyloid-beta A4 precursor protein-binding family B member 1 isoform X2 → MGGHDDDMPYLVNKQKQDEELKNKLNDSSHWGDQESTGNNAKWVKEGQNQLRKVAENHQDQDHNCNINQNGNKEDFPLQNTTQEEQQGNEEQTKSPKTVMTPGLIDEESKNILNEPLLIDTLESTEEKEREEDDKEKEEKSEEDEETSSVTTGEKDAEELNNLESQREGGVVGRNACLLFSNVNGAPSDEESSWPALSQDNTADSTPNGNRESFWDSNAFETDTDLPSGWMRVRDTSGTYYWHIPTGTTQWEPPSPLGKVSDSIMSSSMSLETTPCEEPEESWTHLSNPDEEAGDGELWKEGEVASDQSLKEFEGATLRYASINLNYNCAQSEEEENLTPLCTDLESKCFAVRSLGWVEMSEEDMAPGKSSVAVNNCIRQLSYHKHNLHDTAGIWGEGKDMLMVLENDTMNLIDPRGQTLLHTQPIASIRVWGVGRDNGRDFAYVARDNLTQVLKCHVFRCDSPAKNIATSLHEMCSKIMTERKASKPGVSRLNSDPSKPMGIPVEEFPAPKNELFQRFHVYYLGNEPVAKPVGMEIVNEALERAMDGKDKQDWTPVSVNVAPATLTILSKQTEEVLSECRVRFLSFMGVGKDVHTFAFIMAEGPRDFICHMFWCEPNAASLSEAVQAACMLRYQKCLDARPPSLASCLPTPPADSVARRVKKGVQSLLGSFKSYRSGSQSP, encoded by the exons ATGGGAGGCCATGATGATGACATGCCATATttagtaaataaacaaaagcaagaTGAGGAGCTGAAGAATAAGCTGAATGACAGCAGCCACTGGGGTGACCAGGAGTCCACTGGGAACAATGCCAAATGGGTGAAGGAAGGCCAGAACCAGCTGAGGAAAGTAGCCGAGAACCATCAGGACCAGGACCACAACTGTAACATCAACCAGAATGGCAACAAGGAGGACTTCCCTCTCCAGAACACCACTCAGGAAGAACAGCAGGGAAACGAGGAGCAGACAAAGTCTCCCAAAACAGTAATGACCCCCGGCCTCATTGACGAGGAGTCCAAGAACATCCTTAATGAGCCACTACTCATTGACACTCTGGAGTCCACAGAAGAGAAAGAGCGGGAGGAAGATgacaaggagaaggaggagaaatcggaggaggatgaagagacGTCAAGTGTCACTACAGGTGAGAAAGACGCAGAGGAGCTAAATAACCTGGAGTCTCAGAGAGAGGGCGGTGTTGTGGGGAGGAATGCCTGCCTTCTGTTCTCCAATGTGAACGGAGCACCAAGTGATGAAGAGTCCAGCTGGCCGGCCCTGTCCCAGGacaacacagctgacagcactcCCAATGGCAACAGAG AGTCCTTCTGGGACTCGAATGCTTttgagacagacacagacttGCCCTCAGGTTGGATGCGGGTGCGAGACACATCAGGCACCTACTACTGGCACATCCCCACAGGAACCACCCAGTGGGAGCCTCCCTCACCCCTCGGCAAAGTTTCTGACTCCATAATGTCCTCCAGTATGTCCCTGGAGACAACACCCTGTGAGGAGCCTGAG GAATCTTGGACTCACCTTTCCAACCCAGATGAAGAAGCTGGTGATGGGGAACTGTGGAAG GAGGGAGAGGTGGCTTCTGACCAAAGCCTGAAGGAGTTTGAGGGGGCGACTCTACGCTATGCATCCATCAATCTGAA ctaCAATTGCGCCCAgtctgaggaggaagaaaatcTCACTCCACTCTGCACAGACTTAGAATCCAAG TGTTTTGCGGTGCGCTCTTTGGGCTGGGTAGAGATGTCTGAGGAGGACATGGCACCGGGGAAGAGCAGCGTTGCTGTCAACAATTGCATCAGGCAGCTTTCTTACCACAAACACAACCTTCATGACACTGCTGGCATCTGGGGAGAG GGTAAGGACATGCTGATGGTCCTGGAGAACGACACCATGAACTTGATTGACCCACGGGGCCAGACTCTGCTGCATACTCAGCCAATTGCCAGTATCCGTGTGTGGGGTGTTGGCAGAGACAACGGCAG AGATTTTGCGTATGTGGCTCGAGACAACCTGACCCAAGTTCTGAAGTGTCACGTTTTCCGCTGCGACTCGCCTGCCAAAAACATCGCCACCAGCCTGCATGAGATGTGCTCAAAG ATAATGACCGAGAGAAAGGCCTCCAAGCCGGGGGTGAGCAGGCTCAACTCTGATCCGAGTAAACCTATGGGCATCCCTGTCGAAG AGTTTCCTGCTCCAAAAAATGAACTCTTTCAGCGTTTCCATGTCTATTATCTTGGTAATGAACCTGTGGCCAAGCCAGTAG GTATGGAAATAGTCAATGAAGCTCTGGAGAGAGCAATGGATGGCAAAGATAAACAAGACTGGACTCCTGTCTCTGTTAATGTCGCCCCTGCCACTCTTACAATACTGTCAAAACAG ACAGAGGAGGTGCTGTCCGAGTGCAGGGTGCGCTTCCTGTCTTTCATGGGTGTGGGGAAGGATGTCCACACCTTTGCCTTCATCATGGCTGAGGGCCCCAGGGATTTCATATGTCACATGTTTTGGTGCGAGCCCAACGCCGCCAGTCTGAGCGAGGCCGTGCAGGCCGCCTGCATG CTTCGCTACCAGAAATGTTTGGATGCACGTCCCCCCAGCCTGGCCTCCTGCTTGCCCACACCTCCCGCTGACTCTGTGGCTCGACGGGTGAAGAAGGGGGTGCAGAGCCTGCTGGGAAGCTTCAAGAGCTACAGGTCAGGCTCTCAGTCCCCTTGA